The following coding sequences are from one Humulus lupulus chromosome X, drHumLupu1.1, whole genome shotgun sequence window:
- the LOC133804678 gene encoding ent-kaurenoic acid oxidase 2-like has translation MELVLSVNNCAVFLLCSLVSLLVLKWLLKNVNWLLYETKLGDKQYSLPPGDLGWPFLGNMWTFLRAFKSSDPDSFISTFVSRFGHTGIYKAFMFGNPSVIVTTPETCKRVLTDDDAFKPGWPRSTVELIGKKSFIGISFEEHKRLRKLTAAPVNGHEALSMYIEYIQDNVVASLEKWSNMGQIEFLTELRKLTFRIIMYIFLSSESEPVMEALEREYTILNYGVRAMAINIPGFAYHKALKSRRKLVAVFQSIVDERRAQKKVSIATTKKKDMMDALLDVEDENGRKLSDEEIIDVLLMYLNAGHESSGHTIMWAAIFLEQHPEILQKAKEEQEEIIKKRPSTQKGLTLKEIREMQFLSDVIDETLRMITFSLTVFREAKRDVNISGYTIPKGWKVLVWFRSVHSDPEIYPNPKEFNPGRWKGYTPKAGSFLPFGAGSRLCPGNDLAKLEISIFLHYCLLNYRVNRVNPGSPVMYLPHSRPKDNCLAKVVKCPSSHI, from the exons atggAGTTGGTTTTGTCAGTGAACAACTGTGCTGTATTCCTTTTATGCTCTTTGGTCTCTCTTCTGGTGTTGAAATGGCTTCTCAAGAATGTCAATTGGTTGCTCTATGAAACCAAGTTGGGTGATAAGCAATACTCTTTGCCTCCTGGTGACTTGGGCTGGCCTTTCCTTGGCAACATGTGGACCTTTCTCAGAGCCTTCAAGTCCTCTGATCCTGACTCTTTCATTTCTACCTTTGTTTCCAG GTTTGGCCATACAGGAATCTATAAGGCCTTCATGTTTGGTAATCCAAGTGTCATTGTCACAACGCCCGAAACTTGTAAGCGAGTGCTGACAGATGATGATGCATTCAAGCCTGGTTGGCCTCGTTCAACTGTGGAACTCATTGGAAAGAAATCTTTCATTGGAATTTCTTTTGAAGAACACAAGCGGTTGAGGAAGTTGACAGCTGCACCAGTGAATGGTCATGAGGCATTGTCAATGTACATTGAATACATTCAAGATAATGTGGTGGCTTCCTTGGAGAAATGGTCTAACATGGGACAGATTGAATTCTTGACTGAGCTTAGAAAGCTCACTTTTCGGATTATTATGTACATTTTTCTAAGCTCAGAGAGTGAGCCTGTGATGGAGGCTTTGGAGAGGGAATACACTATTCTTAATTATGGAGTTAGAGCCATGGCCATTAACATTCCTGGATTTGCTTACCATAAAGCACTCAAG TCCCGGAGAAAACTTGTAGCTGTGTTTCAATCAATTGTGGATGAGAGAAGAGCTCAAAAGAAGGTCAGCATAGCCACAACAAAGAAGAAAGATATGATGGATGCTTTGCTAGATGTTGAAGATGAAAATGGAAGAAAACTGAGTGATGAGGAGATCATCGATGTTTTGTTAATGTACTTGAATGCAGGCCATGAGTCTTCTGGTCATACTATAATGTGGGCTGCTATTTTCCTTGAACAACACCCTGAAAttctgcaaaaggccaag GAAGAGCAAGAAGAGATTATAAAGAAAAGGCCATCGACACAGAAAGGATTGACTCTTAAAGAAATTCGAGAAATGCAGTTTCTTTCTGAT GTTATCGATGAAACACTTCGCATGATAACATTCTCACTCACTGTTTTCCGCGAGGCCAAGCGTGATGTGAACATAAGTG GCTACACTATCCCCAAAGGCTGGAAAGTCTTGGTCTGGTTTAGAAGTGTTCATTCTGATCCTGAAATATATCCAAATCCAAAGGAGTTCAATCCTGGAAGATGGAAG GGTTATACACCAAAAGCAGGATCTTTCCTTCCCTTTGGAGCTGGCAGCAGATTGTGTCCAGGAAATGATTTAGCTAAGTTGGAAATCTCTATTTTCCTCCACTATTGTCTGCTCAATTATCG GGTGAATAGGGTTAATCCAGGAAGTCCAGTGATGTACTTGCCTCATTCTAGGCCTAAAGACAATTGCTTGGCTAAAGTTGTGAAATGCCCATCTTCACATATTTAa